The Chitinophaga pinensis DSM 2588 region TGTCAGCAATACTTTATTATCTGCGATGATCGGCACTGCTCCCCAGTTCTGTACCAGGTAAGAATAAGCCACACCACGCATAAAACGGCCTTCTGCAATACCTGCCTGTTTCACATTCTCAGGTACCGTCGGCGCTGTATAAGTAACCAGGTTGCTGATAATCTGATTGGCCTGTGCCACCACATTGAAAAAAGAAGTCCAGGAACTATATACTTCCGGTGTAACATCCGTCGTCTGCATACGGATATTATCCACCTGGTAGGAACCCGACATCAATATGCCCGCTCTGCCATCTCCGATACCATGAGAAGCTTTATCGTTATAAGCAAACCATACAATGTTGTACAGCGGGGCCGTTCCGGCGAGTATCTGATCAGTCGTCTGATAGAAGTTCACATCTACGATAGCGTCTTCCGGTGGCCTGTTCAGGAAGTCTTTACTACAACCTGCGGCGAAAAGCGTACAGGCAAGGGCGATCAGATATATATGATAGTTTGTCTTTTTCATACTGTCAGTTTTAAAGCTCATTAAAAATCAACCGCCACACTTGCGCTATACAAGCGGGTCAATGGATAGCGACCGGCATCCACACCAATCAGCTGACTGCTCAGCTGCACTTCCTTACCGAGATAAGAACCTACTTCAGGATCGTATCCTTTGTATTTGGTGAAAGTGGCCAGGTTCTGTACACCTGCGATCAGGCGGATGTTTTTAACGACAGACTGTTGTCTCAGTAATGCATGTGGAATGTTATATCCTAACTGTACATTCTTAATGCGGATATAAGATCCGTCTTCTACATAGAGGTTCGTAAAACGGTTGCCGTTACCGTTTACATCTGTGCCTACAATCCTGGGTACATTGGCGCCGGGATTCTCTAAGATGGTCTTACCACCTACATCTCCGACGCGTGCATAATTAAATGATTCCTGTAACAAGTTCCGGCCGAGATTGATATTATTCGGATTCGTATTCTCAAAACGGAGATAATTGAAGATGTCATTGCCCTGTGCAGCGGTCATCAATACACTCAGGTCAAATCCTTTCCATGAAAAAGTATTTGTCAAACCAAAAGTCAGCTTTGGCCAGGGGTTACCGATAAATGTCTGATCACGTGAATCGATGATATTATCCCCATTCAGGTCTTTGTATTTGATATCGCCCACCCATACGCCACCGTCTTTAGCCACAGGTAAACGGGTACCGTCAGATTGTGCAGGAATAGCGCTGCTGTTGATTTCATCGACAGACTGAAACAGTCCTTCTGCGACATAACCATAGAACTGCCAGGGCGCATCGCCGATCACAGAACGGGAGGTAAAGTTATTCATGAACCAGGCAGACCTTGACAGGAAAGCAGCATCAGAATAGAACTTCGTGATCTTTGTTTTGAAAGAAGAGATATTGAAATTGGTCCTCCAGCTGAAACCCTGTTTGTTATCTATATTAACCGTATTCAGTGTAATACCAAAACCTTTGTTCTGCATCGCCCCGATATTTACAATTGGAGCATTGATAGCGCCTTCTCCCTGTGTACCCATATAGGCAGGCAATGGATTAGGCATCAGCAGGTTGTCAGTTTTCTTGATATAGAAATCACCTTCCAGTTGTATACGGTCTTTTAATACACTCATGTTAAAACCGATGTTCTTTGTTTCGGTGGATTCCCATTTGAGTCCGGAGTTACCATACTGTCCGGTACGGAAACCTGCGCCCCATGGCGTAGTCACAGAAGTCAGGGAAGAGAACTGTGCACCACCGCTACCATTGTTACCGGTCGTACCATATTCTGCACGGATCTTCAGTTCGTTGATAAAGGGTAATGATTTCATAAATTCCTCCCCTGTCAGACGCCAGGCTACCGATACAGAAGGAAAATATCCCCATCTGTCATCTGCACCAAAGTTGGAGGAACCATCTGCTCTGCCAGCCAGTTGGACGATATACTTGTTATCGTACGTGTAGTTAACACGGCCGAGATAAGATTCAAGTGCACCCGATCCTTTGTAACTACCCGTTGTTTGTCCTAAGGCATTACCCAGGTTGAGAGAAGGGATACTGTTGCTGGCGAATCCTACACGCTGTGCAGAGAAACCCTGATAGTTCCATGCCTGTGCCTCGTGGCTCACCATCACACTGAAACTATGCTTACCGATATCACGGGAGTATTGCAGTAATTCGTTCAGGTTCCAGTAGAAGTTCTTTCCGTTGGATACTGCGAGCGAAGCTTTCTCATTGACATTATAACCTAACTGATAGGTAGGAATAAACTTGCTGCCATCTGTATATTCGAAATTCCCGTTAAAGCTGGTGCGGAAGGTCAGTCCTTTTATGATCGAGATTTCGGCAGTAGCGCCGCCCAGTCCACCGGTACGTTTATAATCATTGCTCACAAGACTGGCGATTGCAACAGGATTCAGCGGCGCATATTTCGCATTGGAACCATACTCATTTTCCGTAGCACCGCCCCAGCTGCCATCTGCATTTTTCACGGGAATATTAGGGGCCAGGTTAATGGCATTTCTGATTACGTCTTCACTGGTAGACGCCAGTTTTTCCTTCGTCTGATAGAAGTTCAGGGACGTACTCAGCTTCAGCCATTTGAAAGCCTGGTTATCCAGGTTCAGGCGGAAAGAGTAACGGTTGAAATCAGAACCGATTGCCACCCCTTCCTGGTCAAAATACTCGCCTGACATATAATAGGTGGTATTGCTGGCGCCTCCGCTGATATTCACCTGGTGCTTCTGTAATGAAGCAGTACGGAACAGGGCATCCTGCCAGTTCGTCCCCTTCCCTAACACACCGGGATTCTGAAATTCCGGTGTAGGGGTACGGTTCAGCAACTGGGCTATTTCATTGTTCATGATGGCAAACTGTTGCAATGTCATGGTATTGACTGCCTCCGGTTTGTCCTGCAGCGAATAGAGATAGTTATAAGACAGTTTCATCTGTCCGGACTTCCCTCTTTTGGTAGTCACCAGGATCACCCCATTGGTGGCCCGGGAACCATATACCGCAGTGGCAGAAGGTCCTTGCAGTATCTCTAAGGACTCTATATCCGAAGGATTGATCCCTGCCAGCGGATTAACAGAACTGGTCGCTCCATAAGACACCGTAGCCGGTTGCATCTGTACCCCATCGATGACATACAGCGGTTCATTGGTACCGCTGAGGGTATTAACACCACGGATATTCACGGAGATACCACCACCCGGTTGCCCGGAGTTTTGTGTAACATACACACCGGCGGCACGGCCCTGTATAGCCTGGTCGATGGTGGTATTGATGGTACGGTTGACTTCTGTGGAGGTAATGGAGACCTGCGCACTGCTCTGGTCTGTTTTCTTCATTTTACCATACCCGACGACCACCACGTCATTCAGTTTGCGGTAATCTTCCTGCATCACTACATTCACAGTGGCGGAATTACCTACCTTGAATTCCCGGGTAATGAAACCCATGGAGGCAATATTAATTACCTCTCCCGGAGCAGCCGGGATACTAAAATTCCCTGCCCCGTCAGTTGTGGTCATTCTTTTTGTCCCTTTAATAGTAATTGAAGCCCCCGGAACAGGTGTGCCTGTTTCTCCGGCGGTAACGCTGCCGGAGATCTTTCGTCCCGGGTCAGACTGGGTTTGTGCTTGCGCAGGCATAGTGACAGCCCAAAAGAAAATCATTACCCATACCGTCAGGTACGATTTTCCAGTAATACTGGCTCGTTTCATAGCGTGGAAGAATTAAGTTTTTAGATTAATGCGCGATTCGTTTGATTTTGGTCATCATTGCTCATATCGTGTTCCCCTTGTAGGATAAAAGTATCATCCCTCCGGGAGAAAGAGGGCTGTAGAATGTTTATTAAATAGGATAAAATGTTGCAGGAGGGGTATCAAATGTTGCTTTACGGGCATCATTTATTGCAATACCTACTTTCGGGCCGCGGTTGCATAGGCAGAGGGCAGCATATTATAAGCCATTTTGAAGTACTTGGCGAAGTATTTCGGGTTGTTGAATCCTACCTCATAGGCGACCTCGGTAACGTTCATTTCGGTTTTAGATAATAACTGTGCAGCCCTTTTGATACGGATCATACGTATAAACTCTACCGGCGTCTGACCGGTCAGGTTGAAAATACGACGATACAGGGAGACCCGGTTCATATAAAGTTCCCGGCTAAGTTCTTCTACGGAGAACCCGGCATTGGACAGATTCTGTTCTACTATTTCCAGCACCCGACGGAGGAACTTCTCATTAGGGGATGCCTCATTTTCAGCGTTTTGCAGTTCCGGCAGACTCACCTGATGTTTCGCCGGCAATGGTCTGGCCAGCAGATTACGTACCCTGGATAACATGATCTCAAAATTGAAAGGTTTTACCAGGTAATCGGCTGCCCCGGCTTCCAGTCCGCGGAGCTGTTCCTGTTCTCCGGCAGCTGCCGTTACCAGGATGACAGGGATATGTTTGGTCCGCGGGTCATTTTTGATCTTCCTGCACAGGTCAATTCCGTTCATGCCCGACATATTCACATCACTCATGACCAGATCCGGATGCCCTGACAGGGTTTTCTGCCAGCCGGCAATACCATCTGCTCCTTCTATAATATGATAACAGTCTTTCAGGTTCTCCTTCAGGTAAAAACGGAAGTCTTCATTGTCTTCTATCAGGAGGACGGTTTGCCGTTGGGTATCGGTGGCCAGCTCCTCTTCTGACAGTTCTTCCGGCAGCTCTTCCGCGAACAGGGGATCTTCTGTCAATAGCTGGTCTTTTACGCCTTCCTGCGGCTCGTCTGCCACCTCCGGCTGTTCACAGGTCTCTAAAGGCAGTCTTACCGTAAAACAGCTGCCTTTATTCACCTCGCTCTCTACGGTGATCGTTCCATTATTCAGTTTCACAAATTCACGGGTAATAGCTAGTCCGATACCACTCCCCCTGTTCATCAACCCTCCCGGCATATCACTCTGGAAAAACTGTTCAAATACCTTTTCATGTCTTTCCTCAGGGATGCCGATACCGGTATCTCTTACTTTCATTTCCAGCCAGGTCTTCTCTTGTTCATCTTTATTACTGTTTACCTCCACATGCACCGCTCCGCCGCTTGGCGTAAACTTAAAAGCATTGGACAGGAGATTAAACAGGATCCTTTCTATTTTATCATTGTCGAAATAGGTATAGACATGCGGAGCATTGCTTTTATAGGAGAAGAGGATCTGTTTCCTTTCTGCCAGATCAGCGAATGAAAAAGTTACTTCCCGGATAAACACAGCTATATCGCCCCAGGTAGGGTTTAAACGCAGCTCCTGCATTTCCATCTTCCGGAAATCCATTAGTTGATTCACCAGTATCAATAATCGTTTTGCATTCCGGTAGATCAGCTGGAACTTACCTTTCTCTTTTTGTTCACCGCTTTGCTGCATAATCTCTTCCAGTGGTGACAGGATCAGGGAGACCGGTGTTCTGAACTCATGACTAAGGTTTGTAAACAGACGGATCTTCATCATATCCATTTCATGCATACGCCTGGCTTCCTGTCTTTCCTGTTCCAGTGTAAAGCGCTTATGCGCCCTTCTGATCACACTACGGCGCAGCAGTAATAATATGGCCACGGTCAAAAGTACATAGATGATATAGGCCAGCGGCGTTTTCCAGAAAGGCGGTTTTACAATAATCTTCAGTGAAATGCCCTCTTCATTCCAAAAACCATCTTCATTGGCCGCCTTCACCTGTAAGGTATAAGTACCGGGATTGATATTGGTATAGGTAATACGCCGGGTGCTGCCATCTGCGATCAACCAGTTATCATTAAACTGATCCAGGCGATACGCATATTTATTCTTCTCCGTATTGATAAAATTCAGTGCGGCAAATTCAAGCGAAAAATCGTTTTCATTATGTTTAAGCACAATTTCTTTGGTGACAGATAAGGCTTCCGGCAACAATACCCTGTCATGCACTTTTGCATTGACTTCAATATTACGGTCGAATAAACGGAGTCCGGTAAATACCACATCAGGACGTGTATTATTCCGTGGCAGAGAAGAAGGATCAAACAGGTTAAACCCATCAGCACCACCGAAGATAAGTTCGCCGGTACTGAGTTTAAATGCCGCATTCACATTGAATGCCTTGCTTTGCAAACCGTCTTTATCATCGTAATTCCGACAGCTGATGCTGAGTCCTTCCGGGCCATCCTTTACCGCGATCCGGCTAAGTCCGTTGGAAGTACTCGCCCATAGATACCCTTCATTATCCTCCAGCATGGTGATGATGTTATTATCCGGCAGACCGTCCTTCACCGTAAACGATCTGAATTGCTGTACTTTTTCATCAAATACATTCAGACCGGCACGGGTACCTGCCCACATATGCCCTCGTTTGTCATAGAGCAGCGAACTGACATTATCATTACTCAGTTGATGGGTGGAACTGAGATAGTGTACAAAGACGCCTTTTGAATTATCCAGCACGTCAATACCATAGGCAGTGGCGATCCACAGGTTCCCCCTGTTGTCTTCTGCGAATCCGGAGATATAATTGGAATGAACGGATGCCGGCATATTGACATTGTTGTGATAGAAGATGCCATTACCAGGATCAAACCGGTCCAGTCCTCCGCCCAGGGTACCTACCCAGAAATTGTTCCGCTGATCACGGTATATCTTCCAGACGGACTTATTCGCCAGACTATTCGGATCATCCTCCTCATGGCGATAATGGTTAAAACGTCCGTTGCTGTAGAAGTCCATTCCTCCGAAATAATAACCGATCCAGAGATCATTGTAGTTATTCACATAGAGACTGACGATCACATCTTTGCTGATGCTGTTATCATTGGAAGGATCATGCTGAAAGCGTTTGAAGGTCTGATTGACACGGTCGAAGTAAATCAGTCCGCCGCCATTCGTACCAATCCAGATATTCCCTTTTTCATCTTCTGCAAAGCAATTGACATCATTATAACTCAGGCTGTTATTATCAGCATGGCTATGCTTATACAAGGGAAATTTCACCATATTCTCAGTGAAATAACTAAGTCCTCTTTTGTAGGTGCCACACCAGATAATGCCGAAATTATCTTTGTAGAGTGCATAGACGGCATTCTCTGCAATGGTCTTCAGATCGCCTTCTTTATTCACAAGAAAGCGGGACTTAAAATTGTTATTCTTATCAATCAGGTTAATTCCTCCGTGATCTGTACCAATCCAGATGAAATGTTTATCGTCTTCCACAATACTATTGACAATATCATTGTTCAAAGCCCCTGTTTTACTGGATAGCATTTTCACTTTACCATCCGTCCGGTTCAGATAAGCCACCCCGAAATCACTTCCCGGCATATACACCCACATATCCTTTGCTGCGTCTATGAAGATGCGCAGGGCTAAGGGAGGTTTACCGATGTATTTCCTGATATTGGAATTGCGATAGATAATCTTATTACTGGCAATGTCCAGTTTTTCCACATCTCCGTTCAGATAAAGGATAACCAGCAGCTTGTCTCCTTCCCCCTGCAGATCGGCAATAGCCGCATTGGCCCTATCCGGCAGTAATATTTTAGTGGTACGGCCGGTGCTGTCTGTTTTGTATAACCGGGCATCATTATAAGCGATCCACCAGTTGCGGCCTGTTTGTGCGACACTGGTGATGCCGTATTCAGACAAACCTTTTTTCTTCAGCCAGGTAGTCGCATCGGAGAACTGTTCTGTGACCGGATTATAGAAATTGTCCCCGTTCCTTGTTCTGATAAAAAGCTGATTATTCGGTGCGGGATAGATACCGGTGATGTAGTCGTCGTTAATAACGCCAGGTTCTGCACTATGCCGGAATGTTTTAAACGCATAACCGTCATAACGGTTTAATCCGCTCATGGTACCAAACCACATAAATCCCCTGGCATCTTTATAAATGGAATTTACCTGGTTATTGGATAAACCATTGTTCACATCTAAAGAAGAGAACTGGTAGGATGGCTGTGCATAGGCATAGCTTACCAGCAATAACAGTGGAAGCAGCAAATTTTTCATTAACATGGAATACGACTCAGTGCGTTATATTAAAAATAAGCTTTTTAGATCATACATGAGCCGCTTTTTTGCGGAGGGAGTGTCAGAGAGACACAACATGTTTGCTTTTTGTTAATATCTGTATACAGGGAATATTTCCCATTTAATTCCCCGCTAATCCACTTTTCCTTTATCATCAATAAACCCAACCCGGTCATTATCCAAAATTCTAAAAGGAGACTTTGTGCTGCGCCGTGACAAAGTGTAAGGTCAGTAGGAAAGAGATAATAAGTAATTGCTTCACAAATAAGTATTTAGATCAGGACCAATTAAATGGTATAAATATGTATTGTCCTTTCATTATCAGCTTCCTCTATAATTTAAAGTTTTTTTTTGCATCTTACCCAACCCTTTCCCCTTCCCCGGGGGTATTACCTATATCACTGAAACTAATTAATATTGACAAATGAGACGAATGAGACGCATATGTTTACCTATACTACTCGCTGTAACAGTCTCCTGTAGCACCACAAAGCTGGCTGTACCTGACCAGTTCAGCAGCGTATCCACCCGTTATCCCGTTAAAGGAGCACAAGGCTGGATGGTGAATCAGCACCTGAGCTTTGGGGATTATTCTACTTCCCGCATCAAAAGAGGCTGGCATATCAAGTCTAGCGTCCGTTATAACAATGTCTGGATTCCTGCGCCGGAAGTACTGGGAAATATATTCGGAGCGGAAATGATGGAAGAAGGGAAGCATGAAAAGGCTAAGATCAGGTATACCCTGACCAATACCCATAACAGCGCAGAGATTTTCGGTTCAGAGTTTTACGATAGTCATGATGTCGTATTAAACGCCGGCCGCATCCCCGTCATCGGGGGCGAATATTCCACCCTGCTCAATTCCAGTTATATCTATACGGCAGCCATCGTGCCCAACGACACCAGCGGCACAGGACTCTGGTCTTTACTGATGGCCCGGAACTATGATATCCGGAAAGACACTTCACACCGCATTTTCGATGCACCTTATGTGGAAGAAGAGGGGTATGCGACCAATGGCAGGGATACCGTTAAGATAAGGACGCTTAACCTCAATACCTTTATGAATAAAAACGGGAAAGTATCCAATACCCTGCTGGGCGCCAGAATACTTTCCGGTTATGAACTGAGCACGGAAGACGGCGTTGTCGGCATCATCGACTCCATGGATAAAGCGATCTGGCTGTACAATGACCAGGAAGAAAAACTCAAGTTCATCCTTTCGGCCATGGGAACCGCCATCTTGTTAAAGCAAATAGAACGCCAGTAAGCAAACCGCATTATCTGAATAACATTGCAAAGCCAGGAGCAGGACATATCACTCCTTATTGAAGGCTGCCTTGCCAATAACCGCAAGGCGCAGGAACAGCTTTACCGGCTGTTCTACAGCTTTGCTATGTCTATCGCGATGCGTTATGCAAGAAGTGAAGCAGATGCGGCAGATATCATGAGCCATGCATTTGTGAAGATCTTCAAAAGTATGCACACCTATGATGCAACAAAAGGGACCATGTATGCATGGATCAAACGGATTGTCGCCAATGAAGGCATAGATTATATTAAAAGTCAGAATAAGTTCAACCCTATCGAACTGGAAGATGCTATGGCGCCGTCTATCGATAACTCCGTTATCGCCAGGCTGGAAGCTGAAGATATCATGGCTACCATTAAAAAACTACCACCTGCCACCCACGCGGTGTTTATACTATATGTCATGGAGGGGCATACCCACAAAGAAATAGCCGTCAAACTAAACATCAGCGAAGGCACCAGTAAATGGCACCTGAGCGAAGCCAGAAAAATACTTAAACAAACATTACAGTTACAAACTGGATGAACCAAAAAGAAACATATGAAATCATTATCGCCCAAAAGCTGGAACAGCTGCCTGTTCCTGCTATGGAAGACGCTATCTGGGACCGGATAAGCGCACAGCTGGACATTGAAATGCCGCAGACAACACCTTCTGACAATACCCTTCCTGATAACAACGCATTCCTGAATATTGCCACACTTTTTGTACTGATCACCGCACTTTCCTGCTACCTCTTTATCAACTTTTTCCATCAAACGCCTGAACCGGTAACACCACCACCTGTCAGCACCCCCGCTACAACAACAAAAGACAGCATATGGCATGAACTACCGCCGCCGGCACTGGTACAACCGCCGCTGCCGGATAAGCAGACCATTGAAAAGAAAACGTCTATACAACCGGATACAGTAAATACAGTTCGCCCTGCCATCGTAACACCTGCGATAGATAGTGTAGCCACAGATCCACCGGAACAGCTCATTCCACCACCTGTTATCATACCCGTTCCGCCGGCAACGGATACAACACCGAAAAAGAAGTCCAGAGGTGTGAAGGGACTCAGTGATGAAGATTACAGGATAGCCCCTAAAAAACATTAACACACACTGTTCAGGGAAGTGACCACTTTATATTTTCCGGATTGGACTTGCCGGTAAATCATCTATGTCGAGGTGAGCAACTAATAAAAAAAGGCGCCGGCATGATCCGACGCCTTCAACTATGACACCCGATTAATGTACTATCTGGTACAATATCGTATACTAAAAAACTATTTCACATTCCTTGTCAGAAAATCATCGATCAGGGAAGTGATCACAGTACCATCTTCTTCCAGTGCGAAGTGACCGGTATCCAGTAAATGTAATTCTGCATCTGGCAGATCTTTCAGATAAGCTTTTGCACCACTGGCAGGGAAGATTTCATCGTTAGCGCCCCAGGTGATCAGGGTTGGCGGCTGATATTTGCGGAAGAATTCCTGCCATTCAGGATAGCGTTTAGGATTGCTGCTATAAGAGTAGAATAAAGCCAGTTGTATGTCTACGTTACCGGGGCGGTCCAGTTTACTCTGATCGTGTACCCAGGTATCCGGACTGATCTTAGCGGCGTCTCTTACACCTGTCAGGTACTGCCATTTTGTAAAATCCAGCTGTGAAGTGGCTTTCATACCATTGATGTGTGCTTCATTCTGCGGGTCAGCCCAGAAAGCCCTGATAGGATCCCAGAAAGGAGATAAACCTTCTTCATATGCATTACCATTCTGTACGAGTAAAGCCTGTACGCGTTCAGGGTGTCTGGTGGCAATACGATAACCGACAGGTGCGCCATAGTCCATTACATACAGACTGTATTTTGTCAGTCCCTTTGCCGTAATAAACTGGTCTACGATATCAGCCAGGTGATCGAAAGTATATTCGAATTCAGCCACCAGTGGCATACTACTGTTACCAAAACCAGGATAGTCAGGAGCAATCAGGTGATATTTTCCAGACAATGCTGTAATGAGGTTGCGGAACATGAAGGAAGAAGTCGGATATCCATGCAGCAGCAGGATGGTCGGATTCTTTGGCGAACCTGCCTCACGGTAGAAAATCTCCTGTCCTTCGATAGTCAGTGTTTTATACTCAACATTGCTGATGTCTACGCCTTGTGTAGCAGACGGTGTAGTTGTTGCGTGTGCCATTTTGATAAGTATTAAGTTGAATGTAATTGTTTATGATAATTGTGTACTATACAGTACAATATTGGGTAAAAAAATTTAATTCAATACCTGGAGACTCATTTCAAGCATCTCTCTCAGGTCTTCATGATCCGGGTTACTTCTTCTGGTAATATTCACACCATTCCACAGATTGATCAGGTATTTACCAATCACCTCGGGTCTTGCTGTATTCTTTATAGCCTTTTCTTCCTGTGCTTTTCTGATCACGGCAGTGAAGATATGCTCTGTTCTTGTCAGCAGTTCCGCTGCTACGAGTTTTGTATCCTTATCGCCATCTGATAACTGCACCAGTGCATTCCCCAGATAACAACCTTTCATGATCTTCGCCGTCGGATCATCTGCCAGCGACATAAAGAAATCCCTGATGAACTGTACCTGGTCTTTACTGGCCGCCAGATCACGGGATAACTGTTTGTCATAAGTATCGGAAAACTGCTTCAGGGATTTCTCATATAACTCCTTTTTACCGCCTTTAAAGGCCAGGTAAAAACTTCCCTTTCCGATACCCATTGCAGCCAGTAATTCATCTGCAGACGCAGCCTCATATCCTTTTTTCCAGAATACGTCGACCGCCTTCTCCACTACCTCTTTCTCGTCAAATATTTTTGGTCTGCCTGCCATGTTTCCTGTTGTTTACGATGTAAAGATACAAAACTGTACTATTCAGTACAAAATATCTTTTGCTTTTTTCTTTGGAGAATTTTTTTTACTTATTATACAGCGGTGGGGGATGATATTTCTGCCGGAAATGAGAGAACGCCAGGTAGTTGTTTCATGAGATCAAGCATAGATGCGTCGTATATGCGTCGTGTCAACCATATATTTTGGCCTTACAGGGGCCATTCAGGACAAAACGGCTCTATCTGTCTGCTAATATGACTACAAACCAACATAACTCATTATTAAACAATAGATAAGCCATAAACAATGCATCAACCGTATTTATAGTAATAGTTGATGCATTATTTATGGCTTATCCATGCAATATCGTCTGATTAAACCGATATCACAATCCTTCCGCCTGGGCAACCAGCTGAAGGAAAATATCCGCTGAAGACCTGTTCTCAGCTCCCGCTGACGCCTGACCAGCCCACATGTTCGTGAACTCCTTCCTGTCAGCCTGCTGCGCTTTAGCCCTCAAACCGGCCGTTATGCTATTTTGTATAGGGTATGGAGGGATCTTCAATCCTGAGGCTTCTACTGTGTCCATAAACTGATTTCTGATACCCCTTGCCCACCGTCCGGAGAAAGCGCGGGTAAGGGCGCTATCAGTCACCTGTGCCTTCGGAAGGGCTGTTTTATAGGAGGCAATGGCCAGACTCTCCTGACTGGCAATAAAAGCCGTCCCGATCTGCACCGCTTTTGCCCCCAGCTGGAATGCAGCCCTGATGGTACTGCCGCCTCTGATCCCTCCTGCTGCAATAACAGGGATCTTTACATGAGCTACTATCTCCGGTACCAGGACAAACGTACCCACCATCGGTAAAGGTTCATCATCCAGGAAACTCCCCCTGTGTCCACCCGCTTCAATGCCCTGTGCAACCACAGCATCCGCACCTGCCTTTTCTACCAGTACCGCCTCCTGTACGGAAGTAGCAGTACCCACCAGCACAATCCCTTTTTGCTTTAATGCAGTCATACTTTCCGCATCCGGAATGCCGAAGGTAAAACTGACGACAGGGATGGCTTCCGCTATGAGGATATCGATCTGTTCTTTGTAACTGTAAAACCGGAGTGCATCCAGTGACAAACGTTCAAAACCCAGCTGATTCTCCTTTGAAAATGCTTCCAGGAAATCCTGCATTGCTTCCGCATCTGCGCGACTATAGTCAGGTACACCATTCGTAAAAAGATTAACGGCAAACGGCTTAGCTGTCAGTGATTTTGTCTTACGGATAAGTTCCCTCGTCCTGTCCGGAGATAAACCTCCTACGGGCAGAGAACCCAGGCCGCCTTTTTCTGCAACGGCTGCCACCATCTCCGGCGTCGTAATGCCCAGCATCGGGGCCTGGATAATGGGGTAGTCAATATTGAGTAAGGCTGACAATTCATTTTTCCATTCCATCATTCGATCTTTTTGGACCTTACAAATTTAAGTCAAAAAGAGATCGGCCTGTTAATCCTCTCTGTACAGTACCATACCTGCATGATACAGTATACCTTCCCGGAAATCACCGTCAGCAGTGAAACCAGTATCATCTTTATAGTCAATGTGATCGCCGGTGATAATATAACTACCCTGATACGCACTTTTCTTATTGCCTCTTGCCTCA contains the following coding sequences:
- a CDS encoding NAD(P)H-dependent flavin oxidoreductase encodes the protein MMEWKNELSALLNIDYPIIQAPMLGITTPEMVAAVAEKGGLGSLPVGGLSPDRTRELIRKTKSLTAKPFAVNLFTNGVPDYSRADAEAMQDFLEAFSKENQLGFERLSLDALRFYSYKEQIDILIAEAIPVVSFTFGIPDAESMTALKQKGIVLVGTATSVQEAVLVEKAGADAVVAQGIEAGGHRGSFLDDEPLPMVGTFVLVPEIVAHVKIPVIAAGGIRGGSTIRAAFQLGAKAVQIGTAFIASQESLAIASYKTALPKAQVTDSALTRAFSGRWARGIRNQFMDTVEASGLKIPPYPIQNSITAGLRAKAQQADRKEFTNMWAGQASAGAENRSSADIFLQLVAQAEGL
- a CDS encoding Atu4866 domain-containing protein, which codes for MDNANKYVGMWVTRDGYIRHELLPNGRYDEARGNKKSAYQGSYIITGDHIDYKDDTGFTADGDFREGILYHAGMVLYRED